A single region of the Nomia melanderi isolate GNS246 chromosome 12, iyNomMela1, whole genome shotgun sequence genome encodes:
- the LOC116424078 gene encoding uncharacterized protein LOC116424078 isoform X2: MAIAASDNYQLKWHSYGAHLHSSVATLLHSESFADVLLATSCGRHVAAHRFVLAACSSYLSHIFQTCHFGANTNAPIIVVLPTEIGYRTLKILIQYMYSGEATVTNDQLEGVLKAGDILRVRGLWRSNTGSKKENILSNNQKVDREKREQPPLTGQIQKIKLVQPTAEKIVENVQQTTSVQNSVQQPQKPTSERKSVEKVEEKNTEPETKKVLEENKNNEQNKNKENMEANGKKKKTSSNSDVESNKSKSEDGENTELNLELLVKDEPIWEETIDPSESLTIDHEIDIKPEIVHSADEEEEYTPLTCDMCSQTFNRPSDWVRHIEFTHADMTENRRKKRKGDVDDDSKDFPPLKCDLCGNMYSTPQEWVRHIQTEHTEEQLALMNNSAPPKPKRVHSHQKLCNICQKEFPSHASMVIHQRTHTGEKPFLCSYCKKGFNVKSNLLRHLRTLHDKYVHPSLYGSNGNTNA, from the exons ATGGCTATCGCTGCTTCGGATAATTATCAACTCAAGTGGCACAGCTATGGCGCGCATCTGCACAGCTCTGTTGCGACGTTGCTGCACTCAGAATCCTTCGCGGATGTTTTATTGGCGACATCCTGCGGTCGGCACGTGGCTGCCCATCGATTCGTTCTCGCCGCCTGCTCGTCGTATCTCAGTCACATTTTCCAAACATGCCACTTCGGGGCGAACACGAACGCTCCTATAATCGTG GTGTTGCCTACGGAAATCGGTTACCGCACGCTGAAGATCCTGATCCAGTACATGTACAGCGGAGAGGCGACCGTCACAAACGATCAGCTGGAAGGCGTGTTAAAGGCCGGCGACATCCTGCGCGTCCGCGGTTTATGGCGGTCGAACACCGGCAGCAAAAAGGAGAACATCCTGTCGAACAATCAGAAGGTCGACCGGGAGAAGCGGGAACAGCCGCCGTTGACGGGGCAGATTCAGAAGATTAAACTAGTTCAACCGACGGCCGAGAAGATCGTCGAGAATGTACAGCAGACAACGTCGGTGCAGAACAGTGTTCAACAACCACAGAAACCTACCTCAGAGAGAAAGAGCGTCGAGAAGGTCGAGGAGAAGAACACCGAACCGGAGACCAAGAAGGTGTTGGAGGAGAACAAGAATAACGAGCAGAACAAGAATAAGGAGAACATGGAGGCGaacgggaagaaaaaaaaaacgagtaGCAATAGCGACGtagaatccaataaatctaagaGCGAGGACGGCGAAAAT ACGGAGTTGAACTTGGAGCTTTTAGTGAAAGACGAACCGATCTGGGAGGAGACCATCGATCCGTCTGAATCGTTGACGATAGACCACGAAATTGATATTAAACCT GAGATCGTACATAGcgcggacgaagaagaagagtaTACACCGTTAACGTGTGACATGTGTAGTCAAACGTTTAACCGGCCGTCGGATTGGGTCAGACACATTGAATTTACACACGCCGACATGACCGAAAATCGGAGGAAAAAACGGAAG GGTGACGTGGATGACGACAGCAAAGATTTTCCACCGTTAAAATGTGACCTTTGTGGTAATATGTATTCAACGCCTCAGGAATGGGTACGTCATATACAAACGGAACACACGGAGGAGCAATTAGCTTTGATGAACAACTCGGCGCCACCTAAACCAAAAAGAGTTCACAGTCATCAGAAATTGTGCAACATATGTCAAAAAGAATTCCCAAGTCATGCGTCGATGGTAATCCACCAAAGAACACATACGGGGGAAAAGCCTTTTCTTTGTTCCTATTGTAAAAAAGGCTTCAACGTGAAAAGTAATTTACTAAGGCATTTAAGGACATTGCATGATAAGTATGTACATCCCAGCTTATACGGGAGTAACGGCAACACAAATGCTTAA
- the app gene encoding palmitoyltransferase app, producing the protein MPHVTRKWELFPGRNRFCCDGRVMMAPQTGVFYVTVCLIAGTSGLFFVFDCPFLAVHITPAIPVVGGLLFIFVMSALLRTSFSDPGVIPRATTDEAAYIEKQIEVPNNGNSKIHRPPPRTKEVLVKGQPVKLKYCFTCKIFRPPRASHCSLCDNCVERFDHHCPWVGNCVGRRNYRYFYAFIVSLAFLCVFILACAITHLIMLTRDGRPFLEAVRLSPGSVVVGVICFFSVWSILGLAGFHTHLTTSNQTTNEDIKGSFSIKVGQGSSNPYSQGNICGNCFYVLCGPAPPSLIDRRGIVTPEYRAEQERVSDDSVITNSKTYNTVEIVQPQTNGTTVQTNPSTELTGSMNNLVTGQHSPQIESINGSTTNSVSQLVTNEVPLASLNIAPIDIDEIAPLPSRQSVVVTSTLDTSSIPSVTVTTPLSASKLRLLQDTTMIESALDLDSLEDASVGRGSQAGLIKMGAV; encoded by the exons atgCCACACGTTACCCGGAAGTGGGAACTTTTCCCGGGCAGAAACCGATTTTGTTGTGATGGCAGGGTGATGATGGCACCCCAAACCGGGGTCTTTTACGTGACTGTGTGTCTCATTGCTGGAACTAGTGGTTTATTCTTTGTATTTGA tTGTCCCTTCTTAGCGGTTCACATAACACCGGCTATACCAGTTGTTGGaggtttattatttatttttgtaatgtcTGCTTTATTAAGAACAAGTTTTAGTGATCCTGGAGTTATTCCAAGAGCAACTACTGATGAAGCTGCCTACATTGAAAAACAAATTG AGGTACCAAACAATGGTAACTCCAAAATACATAGACCTCCGCCTAGAACAAAAGAGGTATTAGTCAAAGGACAGccagtaaaattgaaatattgtttcacttGCAAAATATTCAGACCACCAAGAGCTTCGCATTGTAGTTTGTGCGATAATTGTGTAG AGAGATTCGATCATCATTGTCCATGGGTTGGTAACTGTGTGGGCAGAAGAAATTATAGATACTTCTATGCTTTTATTGTCTCCTTGGCATTTCTTTGCGTTTTTATACTAGCTTGTGCTATTACACATTTAATAATGC TGACAAGAGATGGGAGGCCATTTTTAGAAGCTGTTAGGCTATCTCCCGGAAGTGTTGTAGTAGGAGTCATTTGCTTTTTCTCTGTTTGGAGTATTTTGGGCCTCGCTGGTTTTCATACACACTTAACTACCAGCAATCAAACAACCAATGAAGAT ATCAAAGGATCATTTTCCATTAAAGTAGGACAAGGAAGTTCTAATCCTTATAGTCAAGGAAATATTTGTGGAAATTGTTTTTATGTATTGTGTGGGCCTGCGCCACCTAGTTTAATAG ATCGAAGAGGTATTGTAACACCTGAATACCGAGCAGAACAAGAAAGGGTTAGCGATGATAGCGTCATTACTAACAGCAAGACATATAATACTGTGGAGATTGTACAACCACag aCCAATGGTACAACTGTTCAGACAAATCCCAGTACTGAACTCACAGGTTCCATGAACAACCTTGTCACTGGTCAACATTCACCGCAAATAGAATCGATAAACG gtAGTACCACTAACAGCGTGAGCCAACTTGTTACCAATGAAGTACCACTAGCATCGCTTAATATTGCCCCAATTGATATTGATGAGATCGCCCCGCTGCCTTCCCGACAGAGTGTTGTGGTTACTTCCACGTTGGACACGTCCTCTATACCATCGGTAACTGTAACAACACCCTTGTCTGCATCTAAACTTAGATTATTACAAGACACGACCATGATAGAGTCCGCTTTAGACTTAGATTCGTTGGAAGACGCCAGTGTGGGTAGAGGAAGTCAAGCAGGTCTTATAAAAATGGGGGCAGTATAA
- the LOC116424078 gene encoding uncharacterized protein LOC116424078 isoform X1, with protein MSSEKMAIAASDNYQLKWHSYGAHLHSSVATLLHSESFADVLLATSCGRHVAAHRFVLAACSSYLSHIFQTCHFGANTNAPIIVVLPTEIGYRTLKILIQYMYSGEATVTNDQLEGVLKAGDILRVRGLWRSNTGSKKENILSNNQKVDREKREQPPLTGQIQKIKLVQPTAEKIVENVQQTTSVQNSVQQPQKPTSERKSVEKVEEKNTEPETKKVLEENKNNEQNKNKENMEANGKKKKTSSNSDVESNKSKSEDGENTELNLELLVKDEPIWEETIDPSESLTIDHEIDIKPEIVHSADEEEEYTPLTCDMCSQTFNRPSDWVRHIEFTHADMTENRRKKRKGDVDDDSKDFPPLKCDLCGNMYSTPQEWVRHIQTEHTEEQLALMNNSAPPKPKRVHSHQKLCNICQKEFPSHASMVIHQRTHTGEKPFLCSYCKKGFNVKSNLLRHLRTLHDKYVHPSLYGSNGNTNA; from the exons ATGTCGTCAG AAAAAATGGCTATCGCTGCTTCGGATAATTATCAACTCAAGTGGCACAGCTATGGCGCGCATCTGCACAGCTCTGTTGCGACGTTGCTGCACTCAGAATCCTTCGCGGATGTTTTATTGGCGACATCCTGCGGTCGGCACGTGGCTGCCCATCGATTCGTTCTCGCCGCCTGCTCGTCGTATCTCAGTCACATTTTCCAAACATGCCACTTCGGGGCGAACACGAACGCTCCTATAATCGTG GTGTTGCCTACGGAAATCGGTTACCGCACGCTGAAGATCCTGATCCAGTACATGTACAGCGGAGAGGCGACCGTCACAAACGATCAGCTGGAAGGCGTGTTAAAGGCCGGCGACATCCTGCGCGTCCGCGGTTTATGGCGGTCGAACACCGGCAGCAAAAAGGAGAACATCCTGTCGAACAATCAGAAGGTCGACCGGGAGAAGCGGGAACAGCCGCCGTTGACGGGGCAGATTCAGAAGATTAAACTAGTTCAACCGACGGCCGAGAAGATCGTCGAGAATGTACAGCAGACAACGTCGGTGCAGAACAGTGTTCAACAACCACAGAAACCTACCTCAGAGAGAAAGAGCGTCGAGAAGGTCGAGGAGAAGAACACCGAACCGGAGACCAAGAAGGTGTTGGAGGAGAACAAGAATAACGAGCAGAACAAGAATAAGGAGAACATGGAGGCGaacgggaagaaaaaaaaaacgagtaGCAATAGCGACGtagaatccaataaatctaagaGCGAGGACGGCGAAAAT ACGGAGTTGAACTTGGAGCTTTTAGTGAAAGACGAACCGATCTGGGAGGAGACCATCGATCCGTCTGAATCGTTGACGATAGACCACGAAATTGATATTAAACCT GAGATCGTACATAGcgcggacgaagaagaagagtaTACACCGTTAACGTGTGACATGTGTAGTCAAACGTTTAACCGGCCGTCGGATTGGGTCAGACACATTGAATTTACACACGCCGACATGACCGAAAATCGGAGGAAAAAACGGAAG GGTGACGTGGATGACGACAGCAAAGATTTTCCACCGTTAAAATGTGACCTTTGTGGTAATATGTATTCAACGCCTCAGGAATGGGTACGTCATATACAAACGGAACACACGGAGGAGCAATTAGCTTTGATGAACAACTCGGCGCCACCTAAACCAAAAAGAGTTCACAGTCATCAGAAATTGTGCAACATATGTCAAAAAGAATTCCCAAGTCATGCGTCGATGGTAATCCACCAAAGAACACATACGGGGGAAAAGCCTTTTCTTTGTTCCTATTGTAAAAAAGGCTTCAACGTGAAAAGTAATTTACTAAGGCATTTAAGGACATTGCATGATAAGTATGTACATCCCAGCTTATACGGGAGTAACGGCAACACAAATGCTTAA